In a single window of the Acetivibrio clariflavus DSM 19732 genome:
- a CDS encoding RHS repeat-associated core domain-containing protein has product MLSQTDGEGNRTDYRYNVVNKVVKIWNMGSDKVESYTYYPNGLVKTKQDKNGDITNYEYDCHGRLKKKSVGSLTVQYTYDGNGNQLTITDSTGTTERTYDELNRVKTKKVPNFGTITYTYDITAGVDLGFTAEQSKDPKGNITTKVYDKAGRIKYVYDGNLTSTSKTEYNYYDNGSVKNVIYPNGYKEEYTYYKDNLLWTLKNYKKSGSTDVVMDSYTYTYDRAHNQTSKVEVINGVNKGTTSYTYDVLNRLKTVNEPNGRTTSYEYDRAGNRKSEAVVYKGETTTTTYEYSKDNRLMSSTKKQGDKVVEREIYGYDFNGNMTYKSKSTIQSYDVSEGESIGLYAETMGDSQVIVNSYDGFNQLIKTQIGDMNISYVYNGEGYRVEKTVNDATTRYMYESDKVVLETDGKGNQTGRNIYGTNLLMRKAGNDTLYYMYNGHADVTALIDASTGVVRASYYYDAFGNIQEQKYYTSSGKETSEKINNSITYAGYQYDDETGLYYLNARMYDPKIARFLQEDTYRGDINDPLSLNLYTYCANNPIIYWDYSGHKYKNELLKYGMKDDNDIIILQKVLVSKGYLKMPEGVDYGYYGKLTRDAVKKYQKDHGLEDDGIVGDKTWESLGLLLEGPESNYYAYKQYNNILKSDPKDLAKAKVSGSVKTQYEANIQKTIKGSNATIANAKKSELENIASKDDQSTINNEFDYSRVSILQIRDKNYTDSKALIKYDDQYLPLNMGIFVGTATGDAQFELNNEDGFIAKAGGSVSIIEVDIIDEQWGSDGFGINSGSNFKIGTAEGYAGLSLSLEEIGPQLGFEVATFKGELAYEINLWKVNVVVKPYFTFLGYGAKAKAVIKPEKMKMETEAGGTFGPAGIGINFEIGFD; this is encoded by the coding sequence ATGCTGTCTCAGACCGATGGAGAAGGAAATAGAACAGACTATAGGTATAACGTAGTTAATAAGGTAGTTAAGATATGGAATATGGGTAGTGACAAAGTTGAATCTTATACATACTATCCAAACGGTCTTGTGAAAACAAAACAAGACAAAAACGGAGATATTACTAATTACGAGTATGATTGTCATGGAAGATTAAAGAAGAAATCGGTAGGAAGTTTGACAGTACAGTATACATACGATGGAAATGGAAATCAGCTTACCATAACTGATAGTACAGGAACTACAGAACGTACTTATGATGAACTTAACAGAGTAAAAACAAAAAAAGTACCTAATTTTGGCACAATAACCTACACTTACGATATTACTGCAGGTGTGGACTTAGGTTTTACAGCAGAGCAGAGCAAAGATCCTAAAGGCAATATTACAACAAAGGTATATGATAAAGCCGGAAGGATAAAGTACGTTTATGACGGAAACTTAACAAGTACGTCCAAAACAGAATACAATTATTATGACAACGGTAGCGTGAAAAATGTAATTTATCCGAATGGTTACAAGGAAGAATATACTTATTACAAAGATAACTTATTGTGGACTTTAAAGAATTACAAGAAGTCTGGAAGCACTGATGTAGTAATGGATTCCTACACCTATACCTATGACAGAGCTCACAACCAGACTAGTAAAGTGGAAGTAATAAATGGAGTTAATAAAGGTACAACAAGTTATACTTATGATGTATTGAACAGACTGAAGACTGTGAACGAACCAAATGGAAGAACTACAAGTTACGAATATGACAGGGCTGGAAATAGGAAGAGTGAGGCAGTTGTTTACAAAGGAGAGACCACTACTACGACTTATGAATACAGCAAAGATAACAGACTTATGTCATCTACCAAGAAACAGGGAGATAAGGTGGTAGAGAGAGAAATATATGGTTATGATTTTAACGGAAACATGACCTATAAGTCAAAAAGTACAATACAGTCCTATGATGTAAGTGAAGGGGAGTCTATAGGATTATATGCCGAAACCATGGGTGATTCTCAAGTAATAGTAAACAGCTATGACGGATTCAACCAGCTTATCAAGACCCAAATCGGCGATATGAACATAAGCTATGTATATAATGGAGAAGGATATAGAGTAGAGAAAACAGTAAATGACGCAACAACAAGATACATGTATGAGTCTGATAAAGTGGTACTTGAGACAGATGGTAAAGGCAATCAGACAGGAAGGAACATATATGGAACAAATCTGTTGATGAGGAAAGCAGGTAATGATACACTATATTATATGTACAACGGCCATGCCGATGTAACTGCATTAATTGATGCTTCAACAGGAGTTGTAAGGGCTAGCTACTACTACGATGCCTTTGGAAATATACAGGAGCAGAAATATTATACATCAAGCGGTAAAGAGACTTCAGAAAAGATAAACAACAGCATAACATATGCAGGTTATCAGTATGATGATGAGACCGGACTGTATTACCTGAATGCAAGAATGTATGATCCGAAAATTGCGAGATTCTTGCAGGAGGATACGTATAGGGGTGACATTAATGACCCGTTGAGCTTGAATCTTTATACTTATTGTGCTAATAATCCTATAATTTATTGGGATTATTCAGGACATAAATACAAGAATGAACTTCTAAAGTATGGTATGAAGGATGATAATGACATTATAATTCTTCAAAAGGTCCTTGTTTCTAAAGGTTATTTAAAAATGCCAGAAGGAGTGGATTATGGCTATTATGGCAAATTAACTAGGGATGCAGTCAAAAAATATCAAAAAGACCATGGGCTAGAGGATGATGGTATTGTAGGAGATAAAACTTGGGAGTCACTTGGGCTTTTGCTTGAAGGTCCAGAATCTAATTATTACGCATATAAACAGTATAACAATATTCTAAAGTCGGATCCAAAAGATCTTGCAAAAGCTAAAGTGAGTGGTAGCGTAAAGACTCAGTATGAAGCAAATATACAAAAAACAATAAAAGGCAGTAACGCAACTATAGCTAATGCTAAAAAAAGTGAACTGGAAAATATAGCGTCTAAAGATGATCAGAGTACGATTAATAATGAATTTGATTATTCTAGGGTATCAATACTTCAAATACGTGATAAAAATTATACTGACTCTAAAGCACTTATAAAATATGACGATCAGTATCTTCCTTTAAATATGGGGATATTTGTAGGAACTGCTACTGGTGATGCACAATTTGAATTAAATAATGAAGATGGTTTTATAGCTAAAGCAGGTGGTAGTGTATCTATAATCGAAGTCGATATTATAGATGAACAATGGGGAAGTGATGGTTTTGGTATAAATTCAGGTAGTAATTTTAAAATTGGAACAGCTGAGGGATATGCTGGATTATCACTTAGCTTAGAAGAAATAGGTCCACAGCTAGGGTTTGAAGTTGCTACATTTAAGGGTGAATTAGCATATGAGATTAACTTGTGGAAAGTTAATGTAGTTGTAAAGCCTTACTTTACTTTTTTGGGGTATGGGGCAAAAGCGAAAGCTGTCATAAAACCTGAAAAAATGAAGATGGAAACTGAGGCCGGAGGTACTTTTGGACCAGCAGGGATAGGTATAAATTTTGAGATAGGTTTTGATTGA
- a CDS encoding IS6 family transposase yields the protein MQKIVPIKCPKCNNKDSFYRYGKDRDGYQKYLCRKCNHQFAPDRPTSKKVPKYPRCPVCGKATFLHHDYEYYSNYRCCDKKCNYSMFVPKPNNILPASMSKLVGKNDFKRMRYPVHIIITALSMFYLGKNSFRNIALILRVAHNVKVSHTTISNWCKKFAPFFNNLSLELIPMLDFNSDEWHADETVIKINGQKYYIWFIIDSETRFVLGFHLSPYRDSSQAFALLNSVKDLGTVNAIVSDRYSAYKVPVKSVLGSSVKHIRVESFKDDVSNNLIESFHHQFKAWYKTKQGFNSFESANNLISMFIFFYNFVRPHSSLNGLTPAQVAGLNLTEREKKKYLLVA from the coding sequence ATGCAAAAAATTGTACCAATTAAGTGCCCAAAATGCAATAATAAAGATTCTTTTTATCGCTATGGCAAAGATAGAGATGGTTATCAAAAATACCTTTGCCGTAAATGTAATCACCAATTTGCTCCTGATAGACCAACGTCTAAAAAGGTGCCTAAATACCCCCGTTGCCCTGTTTGCGGTAAAGCAACATTTCTTCATCACGATTATGAATACTACTCTAATTACCGTTGTTGTGATAAAAAGTGCAATTATTCTATGTTTGTTCCTAAACCAAATAATATATTACCTGCATCTATGTCTAAACTTGTTGGTAAGAATGATTTTAAACGTATGCGTTACCCAGTGCATATAATTATTACTGCTCTATCTATGTTTTACCTTGGCAAAAATTCTTTTAGAAATATTGCCTTAATACTTAGAGTAGCCCATAATGTTAAGGTTTCTCATACTACCATTAGCAATTGGTGTAAAAAGTTTGCTCCATTCTTTAATAATCTCTCTTTGGAACTTATACCAATGTTAGATTTTAATTCTGATGAATGGCATGCTGACGAAACAGTTATAAAAATTAATGGCCAAAAATATTATATTTGGTTTATCATAGATTCAGAAACCCGCTTTGTCTTAGGTTTTCATTTATCGCCTTATAGAGATTCTAGCCAAGCTTTTGCTTTGCTTAATTCTGTTAAAGATTTAGGTACTGTTAATGCCATAGTTAGCGATCGATATAGTGCTTATAAAGTACCAGTTAAATCTGTGCTAGGTAGTTCTGTTAAACATATTCGCGTTGAAAGCTTTAAAGATGATGTTTCTAATAATTTAATAGAGTCTTTCCATCATCAATTTAAAGCTTGGTATAAGACTAAGCAAGGTTTTAATTCCTTTGAATCAGCCAACAACCTAATCAGCATGTTCATATTTTTCTATAATTTTGTTAGGCCTCATTCATCTCTTAATGGCTTAACGCCAGCTCAAGTTGCTGGATTAAATCTAACTGAAAGAGAGAAGAAAAAGTATCTTCTTGTAGCATAA
- the tnpA gene encoding IS66 family insertion sequence element accessory protein TnpA: MDMEKVTTEQQLSRWAQLIQNRLESGQSIKEFCRTNGVSKATYYYWQKKVSEAKCTVVEEVKESKIEVPSGWMQLASKPVYPAKATLEIKINGCNVTVNTETDLELLKKVCQVLMSL, encoded by the coding sequence ATGGACATGGAAAAAGTAACAACTGAACAACAATTATCTAGGTGGGCACAATTAATACAAAACCGGCTTGAAAGTGGGCAAAGTATCAAAGAGTTTTGCCGAACGAATGGAGTAAGCAAAGCTACATACTACTATTGGCAAAAGAAAGTCAGTGAAGCAAAGTGTACAGTAGTTGAAGAAGTAAAAGAATCCAAAATCGAAGTACCAAGTGGATGGATGCAGCTTGCATCGAAACCGGTGTACCCTGCAAAAGCTACACTGGAAATTAAAATTAATGGCTGTAATGTCACTGTAAATACGGAAACAGACTTAGAATTATTGAAAAAAGTTTGCCAGGTGTTGATGTCGTTATGA
- a CDS encoding IS256-like element ISCcl1 family transposase: protein MSTLSKEHVKQLVRENNFKSVSDVNAYLKDIFKDIIQELLEAELEAKLGYAKDDIESKNTDNSRNGYTPKTIKSEFGEVDIQVPRDRKGEFKPKIIPKYQRDVSGIEEKVIALYARGMSTRDISQQIEDLYGFSLSAEMVSKITDRIAPEIKEWQQRPLEPIYSFIFMDAIHYKVRDNGRVVNRAAYVVLGVTIDGYKDILGIWIGENESSKFWLGVLNDLKNRGIQDVLIFCVDGLTGLKEAINAAYPKAEVQRCIIHQLRNSFKYVPYKDLKAFSNDFKEVYHAINEEVALDKLYELKDKWGKEYPYAIRSWENNWEVISPFFKFTEEIRRIIYTTNIIEGLHRQFRKVTKSKSIFPTDSSLEKMLYLASMNVVKKWTQRYKNWDRVLSELMIQYEGRLESYI, encoded by the coding sequence ATGTCAACACTATCGAAAGAACATGTAAAACAATTAGTTCGGGAAAATAATTTCAAAAGTGTATCCGATGTAAATGCTTATCTAAAGGACATTTTTAAAGATATTATTCAGGAGCTGCTTGAGGCAGAACTTGAAGCAAAATTAGGGTATGCCAAAGATGATATTGAAAGTAAGAATACCGACAATAGTCGTAACGGTTATACTCCAAAGACCATAAAAAGTGAATTTGGAGAAGTTGATATACAAGTACCAAGAGATCGCAAAGGAGAGTTTAAACCAAAAATCATCCCTAAATATCAGCGTGATGTTTCTGGAATTGAAGAAAAAGTTATAGCTCTATATGCAAGAGGAATGTCTACAAGGGATATCAGTCAACAAATTGAAGATCTTTATGGATTTAGCCTGTCGGCTGAGATGGTTAGTAAGATTACTGATAGAATTGCTCCAGAAATTAAGGAATGGCAACAAAGGCCGCTTGAGCCTATATACTCTTTTATCTTTATGGATGCAATTCATTATAAGGTTAGGGATAATGGAAGAGTAGTAAACCGGGCAGCTTATGTAGTTCTAGGTGTTACTATTGATGGATATAAAGATATCTTAGGTATATGGATTGGTGAGAATGAATCCTCGAAATTTTGGCTTGGAGTGCTAAATGACCTTAAAAACAGAGGAATACAGGATGTTTTAATCTTCTGTGTTGATGGACTTACCGGACTTAAGGAAGCGATAAATGCTGCATATCCAAAAGCTGAAGTACAGCGCTGCATAATACATCAACTGAGAAATTCCTTTAAATACGTGCCATATAAAGACCTAAAGGCTTTTAGTAATGATTTCAAAGAAGTATATCATGCCATTAATGAGGAAGTGGCATTAGATAAGCTATATGAGCTTAAAGATAAGTGGGGAAAGGAATATCCTTATGCAATACGTAGTTGGGAAAATAACTGGGAGGTAATAAGCCCGTTTTTCAAATTTACAGAAGAAATAAGAAGAATAATTTATACTACAAATATAATTGAAGGACTGCATCGTCAGTTCCGTAAGGTAACAAAATCAAAATCAATATTCCCAACAGACAGTTCACTAGAAAAAATGTTGTATTTAGCATCAATGAATGTAGTGAAGAAATGGACACAGCGTTATAAAAACTGGGATAGAGTGCTTAGCGAATTGATGATTCAATACGAGGGTAGGTTGGAAAGCTATATTTAA
- a CDS encoding tetratricopeptide repeat protein → MDTFDKVFGEKENNESPASTNYLAAKKAFEKGDYRESLRLQMFAFNVDPNFMPTYELAVLALEKLGGKTEADLFKKALEDFNNYKPFYNLGYHFTGVGNYRMAIPFLQRSLALSNNSLGVAMELAIAYTAQFLPEKGMELLKQINLDNNFWALCQLHWCSLLSSQPDGIEEFISNTKKQFKDRLNMQDKNIAAVFAAIDKLEECLNRYKTVQNPEYIIRIWHYIQYGSAILDYFDNSVAENALQVAGGRYVAKFGSYKEVKLVISKLEKYLIKLDKVPTTVYILPSRNSEILSKAISKILGVDCIQYIRNTPVQNGLIVAGDTSEFNDYPELVNIRGNTVTFALNHNWLDNSLITPDICGFMSQTYIFPWEGGSVKVNPETKQVDKSEPDLRSAEEIAHSIASEEVEINPEFNEILEFYYERKDYMKGGLKDTFKRLHYNTDSNSEPVVTFSYIIT, encoded by the coding sequence ATGGATACATTTGATAAGGTTTTTGGCGAAAAAGAAAATAATGAGTCCCCAGCAAGTACGAACTATCTTGCAGCGAAAAAAGCTTTTGAAAAAGGTGATTATAGAGAATCATTAAGATTGCAGATGTTTGCTTTTAATGTTGACCCTAATTTTATGCCAACTTATGAATTGGCTGTTTTGGCACTTGAAAAGTTAGGTGGAAAAACAGAAGCAGATTTGTTCAAAAAAGCCCTTGAAGATTTTAACAATTACAAACCTTTTTATAATTTAGGATATCATTTCACAGGGGTCGGAAATTATCGAATGGCAATTCCTTTTCTCCAACGTTCGTTAGCATTGTCAAACAATTCTCTCGGTGTGGCTATGGAGTTAGCAATTGCATATACTGCACAATTTCTCCCTGAAAAGGGAATGGAATTATTAAAGCAAATTAATTTAGACAATAATTTTTGGGCTTTGTGCCAACTGCATTGGTGCTCACTGTTATCAAGTCAGCCCGATGGAATTGAGGAATTTATCAGCAATACAAAAAAACAATTTAAAGATAGATTAAATATGCAAGATAAAAATATAGCAGCTGTTTTTGCTGCAATTGATAAATTAGAAGAATGTCTGAATAGATATAAAACAGTACAAAATCCAGAATATATAATTCGAATTTGGCATTACATTCAGTACGGCAGTGCTATTCTCGATTATTTTGACAACAGCGTAGCTGAAAATGCTTTACAGGTTGCAGGAGGCCGATATGTAGCTAAATTCGGTTCATATAAAGAAGTAAAGCTGGTCATAAGCAAACTAGAGAAATACCTTATAAAACTAGATAAGGTTCCGACAACAGTATATATTCTGCCAAGTCGAAACTCTGAAATTCTTAGCAAAGCAATTTCAAAGATATTGGGTGTGGATTGCATACAATACATTAGAAATACACCGGTACAAAATGGTTTAATTGTCGCGGGAGATACAAGTGAATTTAATGATTATCCAGAACTTGTTAATATTAGAGGCAACACTGTGACGTTTGCACTTAATCACAATTGGTTGGATAATTCATTGATAACACCTGATATTTGCGGCTTTATGAGCCAGACTTATATATTCCCTTGGGAAGGCGGTTCAGTAAAGGTAAATCCCGAGACAAAACAAGTGGATAAATCAGAGCCAGATCTAAGGTCGGCGGAGGAAATTGCCCATTCTATTGCAAGTGAAGAAGTAGAAATTAATCCTGAATTTAATGAAATTCTGGAATTCTATTATGAAAGAAAGGATTACATGAAAGGCGGCTTAAAGGACACCTTTAAAAGGCTACATTACAACACAGACAGTAATTCAGAACCTGTTGTGACATTTTCTTATATTATTACTTAA
- a CDS encoding FtsX-like permease family protein — MKLSKCFHLACYNVFCKTKYSLLMIKGILFIFTIILTTVLVVQGFQSYYNSITQGEASSNAVVINVPLNSNGNMNYTEKELLQKVLEIPQIGTPSYSTIVDVPYSSGNEENAYININRVTLIAGQNTYPGIDDKSFNFTNSNNTTVKFEVKLYLNEGKTINNNDLQEFLYHFPKSKLIVSGTEMQNPKEIMISDYMLSRFGVTDYNALIGKRITFAIDGIPYIKDFLLVGVINEKLYRISTYSLTPHILICGDLSDFAKFKSKSLFAYAPVDDFSNSLTVLQSLRQKNIENLVSYDADLAEQIFFISQLKSIVMYVMLILSIFVILAMSLSLFSVLYNYISSNSKYYAMVRAIGVKRQTIFTILFIELLLLLLVSMLFIVPISGLFLVILNYCLINIIAVGVPITLNQLLEAVFPMFLLFSIGIISISMILLRWNQRKEICIILKQ, encoded by the coding sequence ATGAAACTTTCAAAATGCTTTCATCTAGCTTGCTATAATGTTTTTTGTAAAACTAAATATTCTTTACTTATGATAAAAGGAATACTCTTTATTTTTACAATTATTCTCACTACAGTTTTGGTTGTGCAGGGATTTCAAAGTTATTATAATAGTATTACTCAAGGCGAGGCTTCTTCTAATGCCGTGGTTATCAATGTGCCTCTAAATTCAAACGGAAATATGAATTATACTGAAAAAGAATTATTGCAAAAGGTATTAGAAATTCCGCAAATTGGAACACCATCATATTCAACTATAGTAGATGTGCCATATAGTAGTGGAAATGAAGAAAATGCATATATAAACATAAATCGGGTTACCCTGATAGCCGGTCAAAATACCTATCCGGGGATAGATGATAAATCATTTAATTTTACTAACAGCAATAATACTACAGTAAAATTTGAGGTAAAACTTTACTTAAATGAAGGTAAAACAATCAACAATAACGATTTGCAAGAGTTTTTATATCATTTTCCAAAGTCCAAGTTAATAGTGTCCGGTACCGAAATGCAAAATCCAAAAGAAATTATGATTTCAGATTATATGCTTTCACGTTTTGGGGTAACTGATTATAATGCCCTTATAGGAAAAAGAATCACTTTTGCTATAGATGGTATACCTTATATAAAAGACTTCCTCTTAGTAGGAGTTATAAATGAAAAGTTATACCGCATTAGCACATACTCTTTAACCCCACATATATTAATTTGTGGTGATTTAAGTGACTTTGCGAAATTTAAGTCTAAATCATTGTTTGCATATGCACCTGTAGATGATTTTTCAAACAGTTTAACTGTATTGCAATCTCTTCGTCAAAAAAATATAGAAAATCTAGTTTCTTATGATGCCGATTTAGCAGAACAAATATTTTTTATATCACAGTTGAAATCTATTGTCATGTATGTAATGTTAATTTTATCAATATTTGTTATCCTTGCGATGTCTCTTAGTTTATTTAGTGTTTTATATAACTATATCAGTTCTAACTCTAAATATTATGCAATGGTGAGAGCAATTGGCGTTAAACGCCAAACCATATTTACGATTTTATTTATTGAACTTCTATTACTTTTGTTAGTTTCAATGTTGTTTATAGTCCCCATATCCGGATTATTTTTAGTTATTTTAAACTACTGTTTAATCAATATAATTGCTGTTGGAGTACCTATAACGTTAAATCAATTGCTAGAAGCTGTATTTCCTATGTTTTTACTGTTTAGCATTGGAATTATTTCTATATCAATGATCTTACTGAGATGGAATCAACGAAAAGAAATTTGCATAATACTCAAACAATAA
- a CDS encoding FtsX-like permease family protein, producing the protein MKIKNYFILAVQEIRANFLLFVFYMTIFILLLSVSITFLDSALFLTDKIASTMQKIGTDNIIISIEKTSDLEQIAKVIPMRLYECKVKGYEFDPTRLGLSQNETTRDSSSFTTFSGGVLLKDYQPNNQVALFISNNILSGEFAPNSQNTEDALPIWISSSMAKAFGIDSGNKLHFIVSEHKNSVPIYVQGLFTSNTAFSDYYISEEIYNIFNFNNADSKLQITVSPLRFRDIYSLINMLRKLDIPCLYSEQTIRSTQMMYVAFYISTIILLTALSGILFHLLILYYNRRTTFFAMCQAIGMSHGDVLMILFCISEVILLVTTIFSSALSYFVQYKIEAYINKVFLFQNVQVRFPFISLILIIFLLQLCILFAIKKVSKTIKGININELLRCE; encoded by the coding sequence ATGAAAATTAAAAACTATTTTATATTAGCTGTACAAGAAATAAGGGCAAATTTTCTATTATTTGTTTTTTACATGACCATTTTTATTCTTTTGCTTTCTGTTTCAATCACTTTTCTAGATTCGGCCTTATTTCTTACGGATAAAATTGCATCAACCATGCAAAAAATAGGAACAGATAATATAATTATATCAATCGAAAAAACAAGCGATCTTGAACAAATCGCAAAGGTAATACCTATGAGGCTTTACGAATGCAAAGTTAAGGGTTATGAATTTGACCCTACAAGACTTGGTTTATCTCAAAATGAAACTACTCGGGACAGTAGTTCTTTTACTACTTTTAGCGGTGGAGTCTTATTGAAAGATTATCAACCAAACAACCAAGTTGCTCTATTTATTTCAAATAATATTCTTAGCGGTGAATTTGCTCCAAACTCACAAAATACTGAAGATGCTTTGCCAATTTGGATATCAAGCTCTATGGCGAAAGCCTTTGGAATTGATAGCGGAAATAAACTTCACTTTATTGTATCCGAACACAAAAATAGTGTTCCGATATATGTTCAAGGGCTATTCACAAGTAATACGGCTTTTAGTGATTATTATATTTCGGAAGAAATTTACAATATCTTTAATTTCAATAATGCAGACAGTAAATTACAAATAACTGTCAGCCCCTTAAGATTTCGTGATATTTATTCTCTGATAAACATGCTTCGGAAATTGGATATACCATGCCTTTATAGCGAGCAGACAATACGTTCAACACAAATGATGTATGTTGCCTTTTATATATCAACTATAATTTTATTAACTGCTTTATCGGGGATACTTTTTCATCTATTAATTTTATACTATAATCGCCGTACCACTTTTTTTGCAATGTGTCAAGCTATAGGGATGTCACATGGTGATGTATTAATGATCTTATTTTGTATTTCTGAAGTTATTTTATTAGTAACTACTATTTTTTCTAGTGCACTTTCTTATTTTGTACAATACAAAATTGAAGCCTATATAAATAAAGTATTTTTGTTCCAAAACGTACAAGTAAGATTTCCCTTTATATCACTTATATTAATTATTTTTTTATTGCAACTGTGTATTCTGTTTGCTATAAAAAAAGTTAGCAAAACTATAAAGGGAATTAATATAAACGAACTTCTGCGTTGCGAGTAA
- a CDS encoding ABC transporter ATP-binding protein has translation MVLCQNVFKEFKAGTSFVAVNNVSLHVKTGEFVSIIGKSGSGKSTLLNLIGLIDKPTSGNIFIDGIDSSNMVESQLARIRCEKLGYIFQSFYLDHNYSVYKNVEIPLLIANMPSNKRRERVETCLEQVGMLNKLHSKTSTLSGGEKQRVCIARALANNPSLLLADEPCGNLDSENTQVIMEIFQVLNQKGVTIIMVTHDIEDAKKANRIITMKDGKIISDEN, from the coding sequence ATGGTTCTATGCCAAAATGTTTTCAAAGAGTTTAAGGCCGGTACTTCATTCGTCGCTGTTAATAACGTTTCATTGCATGTAAAAACAGGAGAGTTTGTTTCAATAATAGGAAAGTCAGGAAGCGGCAAATCGACATTATTAAATCTAATTGGATTAATCGACAAACCGACCTCCGGGAACATTTTTATTGATGGCATAGATTCTTCTAATATGGTTGAATCGCAACTTGCCAGAATCAGATGCGAAAAACTTGGATATATTTTTCAATCATTTTATCTTGATCATAATTATTCAGTTTATAAGAACGTGGAGATACCTCTATTGATTGCAAACATGCCATCCAACAAGCGTCGAGAAAGAGTAGAAACATGTCTTGAACAAGTAGGAATGTTGAATAAACTACACTCAAAAACCAGTACATTATCAGGTGGCGAAAAGCAACGTGTATGTATTGCAAGGGCTTTAGCTAATAATCCGAGCTTGTTATTGGCAGATGAACCTTGTGGAAATTTAGACTCTGAAAATACCCAAGTAATTATGGAAATTTTTCAAGTCCTCAACCAAAAAGGTGTAACAATTATTATGGTAACCCATGATATTGAAGATGCAAAAAAAGCCAATCGCATTATCACAATGAAGGATGGTAAAATAATTAGCGATGAAAATTAA
- a CDS encoding copper amine oxidase N-terminal domain-containing protein yields MKKLLCGFIIGGLVFGLGNSFASTIVKNITAHYGVNKIIINGKETVSPDEDPFISNGRTYVPLRYISENMGYRVKWDDENKNVYIVEESAKEKYVLALFDEMLVNFNKAAANEKKIVDILKDEEWSWKKFYTIEGGMSILRFEDESVDFRKASRDLMDWFVNDCKEADIQSKIRIIAESDLQTDGAATEMYYSYIWELFDKHPVDFIKVLADSSKVSEEIYEVVAYGEELTYDYSDELVNKRLEVLKDLYNNDLSEKEREVVNKLIGILLIDNF; encoded by the coding sequence TTGAAAAAATTACTGTGCGGATTTATAATTGGTGGACTTGTATTTGGATTGGGAAACTCGTTTGCATCTACGATAGTAAAAAATATCACTGCGCATTATGGAGTAAACAAGATTATAATAAACGGTAAAGAAACTGTATCCCCGGATGAAGATCCTTTTATAAGCAATGGCAGAACATATGTGCCATTACGCTATATAAGTGAAAATATGGGATATAGAGTTAAGTGGGACGATGAAAACAAAAACGTATATATAGTAGAAGAGTCAGCAAAAGAAAAATATGTGTTGGCTTTGTTTGATGAGATGCTTGTGAATTTCAACAAAGCTGCCGCAAATGAAAAGAAGATTGTAGATATACTTAAGGATGAAGAATGGTCTTGGAAGAAGTTTTATACTATTGAGGGCGGTATGTCTATATTAAGATTTGAAGATGAGAGTGTTGATTTTAGAAAAGCTTCAAGAGATCTTATGGACTGGTTTGTTAATGATTGTAAAGAGGCAGATATACAAAGCAAAATCAGGATTATTGCTGAATCTGATTTACAGACCGACGGTGCAGCGACAGAAATGTACTATAGTTACATATGGGAGTTGTTTGATAAACATCCGGTAGATTTTATAAAAGTGTTAGCAGACAGTAGTAAGGTAAGTGAAGAAATTTATGAAGTCGTTGCCTATGGAGAAGAATTAACCTATGATTATTCCGATGAATTGGTAAATAAGAGGTTGGAAGTTTTAAAAGACTTATATAACAATGATTTGAGTGAAAAAGAAAGAGAAGTTGTCAATAAATTAATTGGTATTTTATTGATTGATAATTTTTGA